A genome region from Euphorbia lathyris chromosome 4, ddEupLath1.1, whole genome shotgun sequence includes the following:
- the LOC136226286 gene encoding protein SRC2 produces the protein MASCRPSPSKQLDLELTVVSAKHLKNVNWKIGDLKAYAVFWVDPDRRLATKSDESGSTRPVWNERFSLPLSLPLQDSYLTIEIFHSKPSETPKPLVGTLRVSLKDLPYLEDASRIRNFELIRPSGRPQGKIKIKLGLRERPLPPPPPPSQLDYHHVASPQNYYYNTSPAPRDYRYGMTLPQSPSPPPPPPPYTSYHDPYASSQYYSGYYSTVAAPPMPPRPIFDRTSNYSGPSAPVDCSASYDQRQKGGKMGFGTGLAVGAVAGALGGLALDEGLKYEEEKIADRVENDLASRGDFRAEEFRDYRDDY, from the coding sequence ATGGCTTCCTGTCGCCCTTCACCGTCCAAGCAGCTCGATCTCGAGCTAACCGTAGTCTCCGCCAAGCATCTCAAGAACGTCAACTGGAAAATCGGCGACCTCAAGGCCTACGCTGTCTTTTGGGTCGATCCTGACCGGAGATTAGCTACCAAGTCCGACGAATCCGGGTCGACCCGACCTGTGTGGAACGAGCGATTCAGTCTCCCTCTCTCCCTTCCTCTACAGGACTCTTATCTAACCATAGAGATCTTCCACTCCAAGCCCAGCGAAACCCCCAAACCCCTAGTCGGAACCCTCCGCGTCTCCTTGAAGGATCTGCCATACCTTGAGGACGCTTCCCGAATTCGGAATTTCGAGCTGATCCGCCCGTCTGGTCGTCCTCAAGGTAAGATCAAGATAAAGCTCGGTCTCCGTGAACGGCCGTTGCCACCGCCGCCTCCGCCTTCCCAACTCGATTATCACCACGTTGCCTCTCCTCAGAACTATTATTACAATACTTCCCCTGCTCCCCGTGATTACAGGTATGGAATGACTCTTCCCCAATCGCCATCGCCACCACCTCCTCCGCCTCCTTACACATCCTATCACGATCCTTATGCTTCGTCCCAGTATTATTCCGGATATTATTCCACAGTCGCTGCTCCACCTATGCCACCAAGGCCAATCTTTGATCGAACAAGCAATTACAGCGGACCTTCTGCGCCAGTTGATTGTTCGGCATCCTATGATCAGAGACAGAAGGGAGGGAAAATGGGATTTGGCACAGGATTGGCTGTGGGGGCTGTTGCTGGAGCTTTAGGTGGACTGGCGTTGGATGAAGGGTTGAAATACGAGGAGGAGAAGATTGCAGATAGGGTTGAGAATGATCTTGCCAGCCGCGGAGATTTCAGGGCCGAGGAATTCAGGGATTACCGTGACGACTATTGA